The Endozoicomonas montiporae CL-33 genome contains a region encoding:
- a CDS encoding efflux RND transporter periplasmic adaptor subunit yields the protein MGISVASSKKWVKIIAPCIVLIMGVAVASHYLDSKPRIRSRKGQPVARLVQVKTIQSGSQQPWITGNGQVIAKQEVDLRSQQRGQIISLPEKFIPGGFVSKGEVLLQIDPRDHLLQIEQSQAGLAKAKATLEEERGRHRVAQIEYELSGKELPDNEVGLVLRQPQLADAEANLKRAQAVLSRARIDYDRTRIEAPFDAQITARNVAVGSMARDNMSLFQLVATDAFWLEVSLPTQHLPWLTFPADNQHETEDGNCFGSVVHIRNVADWPEHVYREGCVVSLLPELNSRVRTATVLVEIKDPLALLPENQGKPQVLVNEFLQAEIRGKQVDNVVSLPRRMLQNGNRVWLMNTENKLESRDVSLTYRGRDHVLVDGGLVAGEMLVTSALPGAIEGIALRTERRRRGNREIAQQDQPAAESKESL from the coding sequence ATGGGTATTTCAGTAGCCAGCAGTAAAAAATGGGTAAAAATCATAGCCCCTTGCATTGTCCTGATCATGGGTGTTGCCGTTGCCAGCCACTATCTGGACAGCAAACCCCGAATTCGTTCCAGAAAAGGTCAGCCTGTTGCCAGACTGGTACAGGTTAAAACCATACAATCCGGCTCCCAGCAACCCTGGATAACCGGCAATGGACAGGTCATTGCCAAACAGGAAGTAGACCTTCGCTCACAGCAACGTGGACAAATCATCAGCCTGCCTGAAAAATTCATTCCCGGCGGTTTTGTCAGCAAAGGCGAAGTGCTATTACAGATCGATCCAAGAGATCATCTGCTGCAAATAGAACAGTCACAAGCTGGTCTGGCAAAAGCCAAAGCAACACTGGAAGAAGAACGTGGTCGTCATCGCGTTGCCCAGATCGAATACGAACTCTCCGGAAAAGAACTGCCGGACAATGAAGTAGGACTGGTGCTTCGCCAGCCACAGCTGGCGGATGCTGAAGCCAACCTGAAACGGGCACAGGCGGTTTTATCAAGAGCCCGCATTGATTATGACCGAACCCGTATTGAAGCGCCCTTCGATGCCCAGATCACAGCCCGCAATGTTGCCGTAGGCAGCATGGCACGTGACAACATGAGTCTGTTTCAGCTGGTCGCTACCGATGCTTTCTGGCTCGAAGTCAGCCTGCCCACTCAACACCTGCCATGGCTAACATTTCCTGCTGACAACCAGCATGAGACTGAAGATGGCAATTGCTTCGGCTCTGTCGTTCACATTCGCAATGTTGCCGACTGGCCAGAACATGTTTATCGGGAAGGCTGTGTGGTCAGTCTGTTGCCCGAGCTGAACAGTCGGGTTCGTACCGCCACTGTACTGGTTGAAATTAAAGACCCACTGGCACTGCTACCTGAAAACCAGGGCAAACCACAGGTACTGGTCAACGAGTTTCTGCAGGCTGAGATCCGTGGTAAGCAGGTGGATAATGTCGTCAGTCTGCCCAGACGAATGCTGCAAAATGGCAACCGCGTCTGGTTGATGAATACAGAAAATAAACTGGAATCCAGAGACGTCTCACTGACTTATCGCGGGCGTGATCATGTGCTGGTTGATGGCGGTCTGGTCGCAGGCGAAATGCTGGTCACTTCGGCACTGCCCGGAGCCATCGAAGGCATTGCACTTCGAACCGAACGCCGTCGTCGGGGTAACAGAGAAATCGCACAGCAGGATCAACCTGCAGCTGAGAGCAAGGAGTCTCTATGA
- a CDS encoding transposase: MLIRPLPVVTAFLDALNDSLKSINSSAQLSRSQKVALGVFIMGIVVTKTINWAAFERRSLGRFKATRLCWMFYQAEIAWQSLLQASVRNILLRYGIQSGTLAIDDTGKKRTKRTSKIDGAHKIKDKSTGGYFNGQELVFMVLVTEVATFPVGFRFYIPDPELSAWRKKDKALRKQGIQKKERPNRPEPDHVRYPTMQSLTLVMLQEFVDSFPNITIKAILADALYGTGDFMDKAAEITGGAQVVSQLRSNQKVSNRNHSEATLKAYFSRQKGAETQLIIRGGKEEQVTMLAARLYVKAHGKRRFVIALKYEGEEDYRYLVASDMSWRHTDIARIYTLRWLVEVFIQDWKAHCGWNRLSKQQGADGSQRGVILSLLCEHMLLLHPEQFVLLKNKQAGMPAGCLIERLNAEALLATVKSVVESEDPDTELKALALALEHTLPKRESSRHMAGRDLGEQKATDSLKAHARKFNLNSAVERLPTAL; this comes from the coding sequence TTGCTAATTCGCCCATTACCCGTTGTCACTGCCTTTCTGGATGCTTTGAACGATTCGCTCAAGTCCATCAATTCCTCTGCGCAGTTGAGTAGATCCCAGAAAGTGGCACTGGGCGTTTTTATCATGGGAATCGTGGTAACTAAAACTATTAACTGGGCTGCTTTTGAGCGCAGAAGCTTAGGCAGATTCAAAGCGACCCGTCTGTGCTGGATGTTTTATCAAGCAGAAATTGCATGGCAAAGCCTGCTACAGGCCAGCGTCAGAAATATTCTTCTACGCTATGGAATACAAAGTGGAACCCTTGCTATCGACGATACAGGAAAAAAGCGCACTAAAAGGACTTCAAAAATCGACGGTGCCCATAAGATAAAAGACAAATCAACAGGTGGTTATTTTAATGGGCAGGAACTGGTGTTTATGGTGCTCGTTACTGAAGTAGCTACCTTTCCAGTAGGGTTTCGCTTTTATATTCCTGACCCTGAGTTATCTGCATGGAGGAAGAAAGACAAGGCGCTCAGGAAGCAAGGCATTCAGAAAAAAGAACGACCGAATCGTCCTGAGCCAGATCATGTTCGTTACCCCACCATGCAGTCGTTGACGCTGGTTATGCTGCAAGAATTTGTTGATTCGTTTCCTAACATTACGATCAAAGCAATTCTCGCTGATGCACTGTATGGCACAGGAGACTTTATGGATAAGGCTGCGGAAATAACAGGCGGAGCCCAGGTTGTCAGCCAACTGCGCTCGAATCAGAAAGTATCCAACCGAAACCACTCGGAAGCGACTCTCAAAGCTTACTTTTCGCGCCAGAAAGGCGCTGAAACTCAACTCATAATACGCGGTGGCAAAGAAGAGCAGGTCACGATGCTGGCTGCTCGGCTGTATGTTAAGGCTCATGGGAAAAGACGTTTTGTTATTGCCCTGAAGTATGAGGGTGAAGAGGATTATCGCTATCTGGTGGCTTCAGATATGTCATGGCGGCATACCGACATAGCCAGGATTTACACCTTGAGGTGGTTGGTCGAGGTTTTCATTCAAGACTGGAAAGCTCATTGTGGCTGGAACAGGTTGAGCAAACAGCAAGGTGCTGACGGATCGCAGCGCGGCGTGATCCTGAGCCTGCTGTGCGAACACATGCTGTTACTGCACCCTGAGCAATTCGTCCTACTGAAAAACAAACAGGCCGGAATGCCCGCAGGCTGTCTGATCGAACGCCTCAATGCAGAAGCCTTGCTTGCTACGGTGAAATCAGTGGTTGAATCGGAAGATCCAGATACCGAGCTTAAGGCTCTGGCCTTAGCCTTAGAGCATACTTTGCCCAAGCGGGAGTCGAGCAGGCATATGGCTGGTAGAGACCTGGGAGAACAAAAGGCAACTGACTCACTCAAAGCACACGCCCGGAAGTTTAACCTAAATTCAGCAGTTGAGCGATTACCCACCGCGCTCTAA
- a CDS encoding EamA family transporter, with translation MGVFGTVCAFLLYYQGIQALGVVRAGAFINLIPVSTLMLALLILNEDIDASIMIGTIITIFGIFLVNSQQKAAIGTNQ, from the coding sequence ATGGGCGTATTCGGAACGGTTTGCGCCTTTCTGCTCTACTATCAGGGCATACAGGCTCTGGGGGTAGTCAGGGCGGGAGCATTTATTAACTTGATTCCGGTCAGCACCCTGATGCTGGCCCTGCTTATCCTGAATGAAGATATCGACGCTTCAATCATGATTGGCACGATCATCACTATTTTCGGCATTTTTCTGGTTAATTCGCAGCAAAAAGCCGCCATTGGAACCAATCAGTGA
- a CDS encoding PhoH family protein, producing the protein MGKALEAKPIISTQTTTYILDSNVLIHDPNSILNFEEHRVLIPMTVLEELDKLKNGKQTIAADCRQAIRIIDQILGSASPAEIESGVAITRGEKAAPLGTLSILSHQEADNVTTLPTSNNDNKIINDICQYQRNHPDTEVVLVTKDINMRLKSRGCGIHSEDYHSDQLLSDIGMLTNGYLHFEGNFWDRVNEVNTQQVEGATYHRIPRDTFSEDLYLNQFFLDDTGFVARVHSLTDDEVQLLHMSHENLMNQEAWGLQPLDIYQAMALNLLLDPDTHLVNLTGAAGSGKTILALAAAIEMTVATKQFRRIIATRSTRGLDEDIGYLPGTEAEKMEPWLGAITDNLEALHYDDESTNGSVDYILKQVPLHFKSLNYIRGRSFQQSLIIIDECQNLTPHQIKTIITRAGAGSKVICLGNLAQIDTPYLAPTSSGLTYMTERLKNFPHGGALQLKGVPRSPLAAYAEEYL; encoded by the coding sequence ATGGGAAAAGCCTTGGAAGCCAAGCCGATCATCTCAACCCAAACAACCACCTACATACTTGATAGCAATGTCCTGATACACGACCCAAACTCAATACTGAACTTCGAAGAGCACCGCGTACTCATCCCAATGACAGTTCTGGAGGAACTGGACAAACTCAAAAACGGAAAACAAACCATCGCTGCTGATTGCCGTCAGGCTATCCGCATTATTGACCAGATACTGGGCAGCGCCTCTCCGGCAGAAATTGAAAGCGGCGTCGCCATTACCCGGGGAGAAAAAGCCGCCCCCCTTGGCACACTATCCATCCTGTCCCACCAGGAAGCAGACAACGTTACCACGCTGCCGACCAGCAACAACGACAACAAAATCATTAACGACATCTGCCAGTACCAGCGCAACCACCCCGATACTGAAGTGGTACTGGTCACCAAAGACATCAACATGCGCCTCAAATCCAGGGGCTGCGGTATTCATTCAGAGGATTACCACAGCGATCAGCTGCTGTCCGATATCGGTATGCTGACCAACGGTTATCTGCACTTTGAGGGAAATTTCTGGGATCGCGTCAACGAAGTCAACACTCAGCAGGTGGAAGGAGCCACTTATCACCGAATCCCCAGAGACACCTTCAGCGAAGACTTATACCTGAACCAGTTTTTTCTGGACGACACCGGCTTTGTTGCCAGAGTACACAGTCTGACCGACGACGAAGTTCAGCTGCTGCACATGAGCCACGAAAACCTTATGAATCAGGAGGCATGGGGTTTACAACCGCTCGATATTTATCAGGCTATGGCTCTGAACCTGTTACTGGATCCGGATACCCATCTGGTGAATCTGACAGGCGCAGCCGGTTCCGGTAAAACCATTCTGGCACTGGCAGCCGCTATCGAAATGACGGTTGCTACCAAACAATTTCGTCGAATCATAGCCACACGTTCAACCCGTGGGCTGGACGAAGATATTGGCTATTTACCCGGCACCGAAGCAGAAAAAATGGAGCCCTGGCTCGGTGCCATTACCGATAACCTTGAAGCCCTGCACTACGATGATGAATCGACCAACGGCAGTGTCGATTACATTCTGAAGCAGGTGCCTCTGCACTTTAAATCCCTTAACTACATTCGCGGCCGAAGCTTCCAGCAAAGTCTGATTATTATTGACGAATGCCAGAACCTGACGCCACACCAGATCAAAACGATCATCACCCGCGCCGGAGCAGGCAGTAAGGTCATCTGTCTGGGTAACCTGGCACAGATTGACACGCCTTACCTTGCCCCTACCAGTTCAGGTCTGACGTATATGACTGAACGCCTGAAAAACTTTCCACATGGTGGCGCCCTACAACTGAAAGGCGTACCCCGCTCACCACTCGCAGCTTACGCTGAAGAGTATTTGTAA
- a CDS encoding IS91 family transposase, with the protein MIRLPTRLKTLFQKGGAWWHFYQKHKHRIRPSIVDNVIKMLSCGLTVRGYAVFQCSNPKCSHQKKVCFSCKSRFCPTCGKKLTDQWIEQQKAIFPDTEWQHITFTMPSELWELFRYNRQLLGALSGLAAKVVLKLTRKKGILPGIFTALHTFGRDLKWNVHVHLSVTRGGLANDNKDWKPLFFSKLALMPMWRYEITQLLRESYSRGELKLPKTLQAICPNKTGFNRWLNGHYQKPWIVHFAKPSKNHHRNIKYLGRYLKRPALSMSRLKHYDGKEVIFGYLNHTTKAYLRFTSKVEDFIKRLVQHIPDKGFRMIRYYGFLATRVRSKLLPKVYDLLEQPERKAIPIRFPALMKNSFGVDPLECIMCQSRMILTGIVPGKTLAELRQCHERLALGRPVALE; encoded by the coding sequence GTGATTCGCCTCCCAACCCGACTTAAAACACTTTTCCAGAAAGGCGGCGCATGGTGGCACTTTTACCAGAAGCACAAACACCGCATACGTCCTTCCATTGTGGATAACGTCATCAAAATGCTCAGCTGCGGATTGACGGTGCGGGGCTATGCCGTGTTCCAGTGCAGCAACCCAAAATGCTCGCACCAGAAAAAAGTCTGCTTCAGTTGCAAGAGCCGGTTCTGTCCCACCTGCGGCAAGAAACTCACTGACCAGTGGATAGAACAGCAGAAAGCGATATTTCCGGATACCGAGTGGCAACACATCACCTTCACCATGCCCTCGGAACTCTGGGAGTTGTTCCGGTACAACCGGCAATTGCTGGGCGCACTCAGCGGATTGGCAGCCAAGGTTGTTCTGAAGCTGACCCGAAAAAAGGGAATATTGCCCGGCATCTTCACCGCCCTGCACACCTTCGGCCGTGACCTGAAGTGGAACGTGCATGTGCACCTGTCTGTCACCCGTGGCGGGCTGGCCAATGACAACAAAGACTGGAAGCCTCTCTTCTTCAGCAAGCTGGCACTCATGCCCATGTGGCGCTATGAAATCACCCAACTTTTACGGGAGAGCTACAGCCGAGGGGAACTGAAGCTTCCGAAAACCCTGCAAGCCATCTGTCCCAACAAAACCGGATTCAATCGTTGGCTCAATGGCCACTACCAGAAACCCTGGATCGTTCACTTTGCCAAACCCAGCAAGAATCACCACCGCAACATCAAATACCTGGGTCGCTACCTGAAACGCCCAGCCCTGTCCATGAGCCGCCTGAAACACTACGATGGCAAGGAGGTGATCTTCGGTTATCTGAACCATACCACCAAAGCGTATCTGCGTTTTACCAGCAAAGTGGAGGACTTCATCAAACGCCTGGTACAGCACATTCCGGACAAAGGCTTCCGCATGATCCGGTACTACGGTTTCCTGGCCACCCGAGTGCGCTCAAAGCTGTTACCGAAAGTTTATGATCTGCTGGAGCAGCCTGAGAGAAAAGCCATTCCGATCCGGTTCCCGGCGCTGATGAAAAACAGTTTTGGGGTAGACCCACTGGAATGTATCATGTGCCAATCCAGGATGATTTTGACAGGCATCGTGCCGGGTAAAACACTGGCGGAGCTGCGGCAGTGCCATGAACGGCTGGCACTGGGCAGACCGGTTGCTCTGGAGTAA
- the rhlB gene encoding ATP-dependent RNA helicase RhlB, with protein MSGLLSIFRKKKAAPQSGQKQTSATAPKNEKKAQGKHSEASGSRKKKRNQKHTNNARKSHSRPAQKKSVPEWDISQFVVEPEEGKTRFHDFDLPNGLMQGIHELGFKYCTPIQAEVLGSTLAGRDAIGKAQTGTGKTAAFLISTIKQLIDIPPPDTRYIGEPRAVIIAPTRELALQIGKDAEALTKHLPLHVVTVVGGMDYDKQRQKINANYIDILVATPGRLLDYCERKDLYLDLTETLIIDEADRMLDMGFIPQVRRIVRMTPRPGDRQTLLFSATFTDEVLRLGEQWTWTPVKVEIEPESVATDTVDQKLYLVTNEQKYPLLTNLIKQDNLDRVIVFTNRRDQTRKLTERLQKDGFKTDQLSGEVPQKKRIRTLENFKNGKINVLVATDVAGRGIHIDGISHVVNYYLPEDPEDYVHRIGRTGRAGASGTSISFACEDDSFLIPDLEEMLGAKLNMEYPPEELLK; from the coding sequence TTGAGTGGTTTACTAAGCATTTTCCGCAAAAAAAAAGCGGCACCGCAATCCGGACAAAAGCAAACGTCTGCGACTGCTCCGAAAAATGAAAAAAAAGCTCAGGGTAAACACTCTGAGGCTTCCGGTTCGCGCAAGAAAAAGCGCAACCAGAAGCACACCAATAACGCCCGCAAAAGTCACTCCAGACCGGCTCAGAAAAAATCTGTACCTGAATGGGATATCAGCCAGTTTGTGGTAGAGCCGGAAGAAGGCAAAACACGCTTTCATGATTTCGACCTGCCCAACGGCCTGATGCAAGGCATTCACGAGTTGGGGTTCAAGTATTGCACACCCATTCAGGCAGAGGTTCTGGGTAGCACTCTGGCTGGCCGAGACGCCATTGGTAAAGCACAAACCGGCACAGGTAAAACCGCTGCATTCCTGATCAGTACCATCAAACAGCTGATCGATATTCCACCACCCGACACCCGCTACATTGGTGAACCCCGTGCAGTGATTATTGCGCCAACCCGAGAACTGGCTCTGCAGATAGGCAAAGACGCCGAAGCCCTGACCAAACACCTGCCTCTGCATGTGGTGACTGTGGTGGGCGGTATGGACTATGACAAACAGCGCCAGAAGATCAATGCCAACTACATCGATATTCTGGTGGCAACACCCGGTCGTCTGCTGGATTACTGTGAACGCAAAGACCTGTATCTGGACCTGACTGAAACCCTGATTATCGACGAAGCCGACCGCATGCTGGACATGGGCTTTATTCCCCAGGTTCGCCGCATTGTTCGAATGACACCTCGTCCGGGCGATCGCCAGACTCTGTTGTTCTCGGCAACGTTTACCGACGAAGTACTGCGCCTTGGCGAACAGTGGACCTGGACACCGGTTAAAGTCGAGATTGAACCGGAAAGCGTGGCAACCGATACCGTTGACCAGAAACTCTATCTTGTCACCAACGAACAGAAATACCCCCTGCTGACCAACCTGATCAAACAGGACAATCTGGATCGCGTGATCGTTTTCACCAACCGTCGTGACCAGACCCGCAAGCTCACAGAACGTTTGCAGAAAGACGGTTTCAAAACCGATCAATTATCTGGCGAAGTCCCTCAGAAGAAACGCATACGCACACTGGAAAACTTCAAGAACGGTAAAATCAATGTGCTGGTCGCCACCGATGTTGCCGGACGTGGCATTCATATTGACGGTATCAGCCATGTGGTGAATTACTACCTGCCCGAAGATCCGGAAGATTATGTACACCGCATTGGCCGAACCGGCCGGGCGGGCGCTTCCGGCACCAGCATCAGTTTTGCCTGCGAAGATGACTCCTTCCTGATTCCTGATCTGGAAGAAATGCTGGGCGCCAAACTGAACATGGAATACCCACCTGAAGAATTATTGAAGTAG
- a CDS encoding efflux transporter outer membrane subunit, translated as MHRYRHHTLALVTVLTAALSGCSLMPAEHTTESASLPDTFSQTGQYNTSEQWWHEFNDPQLNGLIEEALTSNFTIQSALARMEQAAAQANVAQAGLYPNITGSGGQSYRRNQQQNGNINKNESFDVGISARWEIDLWGRLRHRSDAAVYDYLASSEALQSAAISLAGNIAKTWYQLSEQSARIDILSRQLNNIEHITQVTNLRYTSGQGSISAVWRQEQIAESTRASHLQAVKRQEILIRQLNVLLGKPPASEQQWEITHFPEFPALPATGLPATLVETRPDIRNSWYQYQARRHQVAEAKAARIPTFSIAAGTDTSGDSLDDLFDFWATDFALSLNVPIFRGGQLKSQQRRAEAMSTRAFYDYTQTVLDALREVETNMLEEQNQQEQLASLQEQTLSAQKILDVESARYATGIQRYLDVLNAQERLFNLQLRSITAQRQLLDRRINLYQSLGGSLLNIDDNGELMIQMPIAKETKDREAV; from the coding sequence ATGCACAGATATCGACATCACACCCTTGCTCTGGTCACAGTGCTGACCGCAGCCCTGTCGGGCTGTTCACTCATGCCTGCAGAACATACGACAGAATCTGCAAGCCTGCCGGACACTTTTTCCCAGACCGGCCAGTACAACACTTCAGAACAATGGTGGCATGAGTTTAATGACCCCCAGCTTAACGGTTTGATTGAAGAGGCCCTGACCAGCAATTTCACCATCCAGTCGGCACTGGCCAGAATGGAGCAAGCTGCAGCCCAGGCCAATGTGGCGCAAGCAGGTCTTTACCCAAATATCACCGGTAGCGGGGGTCAGAGTTATCGGCGCAACCAGCAGCAAAATGGCAATATCAATAAAAACGAATCATTTGATGTCGGCATCAGTGCCCGCTGGGAAATTGATTTATGGGGACGACTGCGCCATCGCTCCGATGCTGCTGTCTATGACTATCTTGCCAGCTCGGAAGCCTTGCAGTCTGCCGCCATCTCTCTGGCGGGTAACATCGCAAAAACCTGGTATCAACTCTCTGAACAGTCGGCACGCATTGATATTTTATCCCGTCAGCTGAACAACATTGAACACATCACCCAAGTGACTAATCTGCGTTACACCAGCGGTCAGGGCTCCATCAGCGCCGTCTGGCGTCAGGAGCAAATAGCAGAGTCAACCAGAGCCAGCCATTTGCAGGCCGTTAAACGACAGGAAATTCTTATCCGACAGCTCAATGTGCTGTTAGGTAAGCCACCAGCGAGTGAACAACAGTGGGAGATCACCCATTTTCCGGAATTCCCTGCACTGCCTGCAACCGGCCTGCCTGCGACTTTGGTTGAAACCCGCCCGGATATCAGAAACAGCTGGTATCAGTATCAGGCCAGACGCCATCAGGTGGCTGAAGCCAAAGCGGCACGCATCCCAACCTTTTCAATTGCTGCCGGTACCGACACCAGCGGTGACTCTCTGGATGACCTGTTCGACTTCTGGGCCACCGATTTTGCCCTGTCATTAAATGTACCCATTTTCCGGGGCGGTCAGCTGAAAAGCCAGCAACGCCGCGCCGAAGCTATGTCTACCCGCGCATTTTACGATTACACCCAAACGGTTTTAGACGCACTGCGTGAAGTAGAAACCAATATGCTGGAAGAACAGAACCAGCAGGAGCAACTCGCCAGCCTGCAGGAACAAACCCTTTCTGCCCAGAAGATTCTGGATGTAGAAAGTGCCCGTTATGCCACGGGCATTCAGCGCTATCTGGACGTACTGAACGCCCAGGAACGCCTGTTCAACCTGCAACTACGCAGCATTACCGCACAGCGCCAGCTTCTTGACCGGCGCATCAACCTGTATCAGTCACTGGGCGGAAGCCTGCTCAATATTGACGACAATGGAGAACTGATGATTCAAATGCCCATAGCGAAAGAAACCAAAGATCGGGAGGCTGTCTGA